Proteins encoded by one window of Methanomicrobia archaeon:
- a CDS encoding hydrogenase iron-sulfur subunit: MDEKGFEPQILVFCCNWCAYASADLSGTARLQYPPGVRIVRVMCAGRVDPYLVLRAFERGFDGVMIAGCHLGDCHYLSGNEKAEQRVLMLKELLGVIGIEPGRLKILFVSAAEGGKFAKEVTGFVEEIKRIGKNEIRVEKPKAKLKDLDTIIADTAVYYCAECGKCTSICPVSEVKDFSPRVTVGNAIFGFDTDVEQVAFDCLTCGRCKDVCPAVVDYPEFTRQVRRKMLLEGYEARPTHGNLFLSSARIMAQTEIDGRFRRALFEGLKTSSKGDVVYFTGCSPLYQFLFKEVGCSLDNPLERIGDDVARIPRDAVFLMNKAGVAPVILEQEKCCGHDLYWIGDDENFETLARYNTSLMKDAGAKRVVCSCPEGYWIMKQKYPKVTDFDLEVLHISEFLQEQVEKGTLILRLGENGKEPRKKVTYQDPCRLGKYLGVYDAPRFLLEEAGFEVAEMAHSRDIANCCGGPNAWVGCGSANRMMQLDRLEEATATKSEVLVTSCPKCQAHLKCGQCGELPAGRDVEIEIKDLVTILAEAVREAE, encoded by the coding sequence ATGGACGAAAAAGGATTCGAACCGCAGATATTGGTCTTCTGCTGTAACTGGTGCGCGTACGCAAGCGCAGACCTGTCAGGTACGGCCAGGCTTCAGTATCCGCCAGGGGTACGAATAGTACGCGTGATGTGTGCAGGCCGTGTAGACCCCTATCTCGTGCTCCGAGCGTTCGAACGCGGGTTTGACGGCGTTATGATCGCGGGCTGCCACCTCGGAGACTGCCATTACCTTTCGGGTAACGAGAAGGCGGAGCAGCGGGTTTTGATGCTCAAGGAATTGCTCGGCGTTATCGGCATTGAGCCCGGACGGTTGAAGATCCTGTTTGTTTCGGCAGCCGAAGGCGGAAAGTTCGCAAAGGAGGTAACGGGATTCGTAGAGGAAATTAAGCGCATTGGCAAGAACGAGATAAGGGTAGAAAAGCCGAAAGCCAAATTAAAAGATTTAGATACCATTATTGCGGATACTGCAGTTTACTACTGCGCGGAATGTGGCAAATGCACCTCTATTTGCCCTGTTTCTGAGGTGAAGGATTTTTCGCCGCGCGTTACCGTTGGCAACGCCATTTTCGGGTTCGATACCGACGTGGAGCAGGTAGCGTTTGATTGCCTCACCTGCGGGCGATGCAAGGACGTCTGCCCCGCGGTGGTGGATTATCCAGAATTCACGCGACAAGTGAGGCGGAAAATGCTCTTGGAAGGCTACGAAGCGCGACCAACTCACGGCAACCTCTTCCTCTCATCGGCACGCATAATGGCGCAAACGGAAATAGACGGTAGATTTAGACGGGCTCTGTTTGAAGGGCTCAAAACGAGTTCAAAAGGGGACGTCGTATATTTCACCGGATGCTCTCCGCTGTACCAGTTCCTTTTCAAGGAGGTGGGCTGCTCACTTGATAATCCGCTGGAACGCATAGGCGATGACGTAGCCCGCATACCGAGGGACGCGGTATTCCTGATGAACAAAGCAGGTGTGGCACCCGTGATCCTGGAGCAGGAGAAGTGCTGCGGGCATGACCTTTACTGGATCGGAGACGACGAGAACTTTGAGACGCTTGCGAGATACAACACTTCGCTTATGAAGGACGCAGGCGCGAAACGAGTGGTGTGCTCATGCCCCGAGGGCTACTGGATAATGAAACAGAAATACCCGAAAGTCACGGACTTTGATCTCGAAGTTTTGCACATTTCAGAGTTCCTGCAGGAGCAGGTGGAAAAAGGCACGCTGATACTGCGCCTGGGCGAAAACGGAAAGGAACCGCGGAAAAAGGTTACGTATCAGGACCCGTGCAGGCTTGGCAAATATCTCGGTGTGTATGACGCGCCGCGATTCTTACTGGAGGAAGCCGGATTTGAAGTCGCGGAGATGGCGCATTCACGGGATATTGCGAACTGTTGCGGCGGCCCGAATGCGTGGGTTGGCTGCGGAAGCGCGAACCGAATGATGCAACTGGACAGATTGGAGGAGGCGACGGCGACCAAAAGTGAGGTGCTGGTAACCTCATGCCCGAAATGTCAAGCGCATTTGAAATGCGGGCAGTGTGGCGAACTCCCGGCCGGTAGAGACGTCGAGATCGAGATAAAGGATCTGGTAACGATCCTCGCGGAAGCGGTTAGGGAGGCGGAATAA